One window of Ralstonia pickettii DTP0602 genomic DNA carries:
- a CDS encoding LysR family transcriptional regulator translates to MDKCADAQPSMRVRHARAQPIMRASLLDPNLSASMHIRWLEDFVCLAQAGSLARAAELRNVTPPAFGRRMQALEVWAGAPLIDRSAFPVRLTAEGRQFLEAAQSALRTLDETRLALRAAHRADASTLTIATGKTLARSMVPAWLAGLREALRHDPDAAGFRTRLSAFPMHDALAMFAEGDADFLLCYSPPDLPVMLDDARYQFHLAGVERLVCVSATDARGAPLHRLGTGKSAGKAAAKPVPMIAYAETLTLGRMVNQEIARRRLAPRLDVIAVSDFAESVHEMVRQRMGLAWLPARLIADDLHAGRLVRAIAGAEGDDLALDIRLYRPRAPMRPLAEAFWRTAVQAPR, encoded by the coding sequence ATGGATAAATGTGCGGACGCCCAGCCGTCCATGCGGGTCCGGCACGCGCGAGCGCAGCCGATAATGAGGGCATCGCTGCTTGACCCTAACCTGTCCGCTTCCATGCACATCCGCTGGCTCGAAGACTTCGTCTGCCTGGCCCAGGCCGGCAGCCTCGCGCGCGCCGCCGAACTGCGCAACGTGACCCCGCCCGCGTTCGGCCGGCGCATGCAGGCGCTGGAGGTCTGGGCGGGCGCACCGCTGATCGACCGCAGCGCGTTCCCGGTGCGGCTGACAGCAGAAGGTCGCCAGTTCCTGGAAGCGGCGCAAAGCGCCTTGCGCACGCTGGATGAAACGCGCCTGGCGCTGCGCGCCGCGCACCGGGCCGATGCCAGCACCCTGACCATCGCCACCGGCAAGACGCTGGCGCGCTCGATGGTACCGGCCTGGCTGGCGGGCCTGCGCGAGGCGCTGCGGCATGACCCCGATGCGGCCGGCTTCCGCACGCGGCTATCCGCCTTCCCCATGCATGACGCGCTGGCGATGTTCGCCGAGGGCGATGCCGACTTCCTGCTGTGCTATAGCCCGCCGGACCTGCCGGTGATGCTGGACGATGCCCGCTACCAGTTCCACCTGGCCGGCGTGGAGCGGCTGGTGTGCGTCAGTGCCACCGACGCGCGCGGCGCGCCGCTGCACCGGCTGGGCACCGGCAAGTCCGCGGGAAAGGCCGCCGCAAAGCCGGTGCCGATGATCGCCTACGCCGAGACCCTGACGCTCGGCCGCATGGTCAACCAGGAGATCGCGCGCCGCAGGCTGGCGCCCCGGCTCGACGTGATCGCGGTCAGCGACTTTGCCGAGTCGGTGCACGAGATGGTGCGCCAGCGCATGGGGCTGGCCTGGCTGCCGGCGCGGCTGATCGCCGACGACCTGCACGCCGGGCGGCTGGTGCGCGCCATCGCCGGCGCCGAGGGTGACGACCTGGCGCTCGATATCCGCCTGTACCGCCCGCGCGCGCCGATGCGCCCGCTGGCCGAGGCGTTCTGGCGCACCGCGGTGCAGGCACCGCGCTGA
- a CDS encoding multidrug transporter has protein sequence MTKTLTTLLLVAGVLTGCTLAPHYDRPAPPVAGSYPVAPEGYATAEVKSGETRRAVDIGWREFFRDPRLQVLIANSLENNRDLRTAALRIEEARALYQVQRADLLPTVDVNAGYTRARTTAAQAATVLGQAGVTEVYQVGLGIASYELDFFGRVRSLSNAALAQYFATEEAHRSAYISLVSEVAKAYLAERSFAEQYDLARDTLKARESTYGLAKQRFEAGATSALDLRDNESLVAQARVAAAQLARQRAQAQNALEVLVGKPIGTIENLPEPVRLSDERIISDIPEGLPSDLLEQRPDIRQAEQLLLSSNANIGAARAAFFPRITLTASAGTISPTFSGLFDAGTRAWSFAPQLVLPIFDYGRNLSNLDLANARKNIQVANYEKTIQTAFAEVADALVARGTLEDQVTGQEEVRNAEAARYELARLRFRSGIASYLDELDAQRQLFTAEQALIQARQLRLNNSIDLYRALGGGLQETSPVARQGTPAQQGTVTQ, from the coding sequence ATGACCAAGACTCTGACCACGCTGCTGCTGGTGGCCGGCGTTCTGACCGGCTGCACGCTGGCGCCCCACTATGACCGCCCCGCCCCGCCGGTGGCGGGCAGCTACCCGGTGGCGCCCGAGGGCTACGCGACCGCCGAGGTGAAGAGTGGCGAAACCCGCCGCGCCGTCGATATCGGCTGGCGCGAGTTCTTTCGCGACCCGCGCCTGCAGGTGCTGATCGCCAACTCGCTGGAAAACAACCGCGACCTGCGCACCGCCGCGCTGCGCATCGAAGAGGCGCGCGCGCTGTACCAGGTGCAGCGCGCCGACCTGCTGCCCACGGTGGACGTCAACGCCGGCTACACCCGGGCCCGTACCACCGCCGCCCAGGCGGCAACGGTGCTCGGCCAGGCCGGGGTGACCGAGGTCTATCAGGTCGGCCTGGGCATCGCGTCCTACGAGCTCGATTTCTTCGGGCGCGTGCGCAGCCTGTCCAATGCCGCGCTGGCGCAGTACTTCGCCACCGAGGAAGCGCATCGCTCGGCGTATATCTCGCTGGTGTCGGAAGTCGCCAAGGCCTACCTGGCCGAGCGCTCCTTTGCCGAGCAGTACGACCTGGCACGCGACACGCTGAAGGCGCGCGAAAGCACCTATGGCCTGGCCAAGCAGCGTTTCGAGGCGGGCGCCACCTCGGCGCTGGACCTGCGCGACAACGAATCGCTGGTGGCGCAGGCCCGCGTCGCGGCGGCCCAGCTCGCACGCCAGCGCGCGCAGGCGCAGAACGCGCTCGAAGTGCTGGTGGGCAAGCCCATCGGCACCATCGAGAACCTGCCCGAGCCGGTGCGCCTGTCGGATGAGCGCATCATCAGCGATATCCCGGAGGGGCTGCCGTCCGACCTGCTCGAGCAGCGTCCCGATATCCGCCAGGCCGAGCAGCTGCTGCTGTCATCCAATGCCAATATCGGCGCGGCGCGCGCGGCGTTCTTCCCGCGCATCACGCTGACCGCCAGCGCGGGCACCATCAGCCCGACGTTCTCGGGGCTGTTCGATGCCGGCACGCGCGCATGGTCGTTCGCGCCGCAACTGGTGCTGCCCATCTTCGACTATGGCCGCAACCTGTCTAACCTCGACCTGGCCAACGCGCGCAAGAACATCCAGGTCGCCAACTACGAGAAGACCATCCAGACGGCCTTTGCGGAAGTGGCGGATGCGCTGGTGGCGCGTGGCACGCTGGAAGACCAGGTCACCGGCCAGGAAGAAGTGCGCAATGCGGAAGCGGCGCGCTATGAGCTGGCGCGTCTGCGCTTCCGCAGCGGCATCGCCAGCTACCTGGACGAGCTCGATGCGCAGCGCCAGTTGTTCACCGCGGAGCAGGCGCTGATCCAGGCGCGGCAGCTGCGGCTGAACAATTCGATCGACCTGTATCGCGCGCTGGGTGGCGGGTTGCAGGAAACCAGTCCGGTGGCGCGGCAAGGTACGCCTGCGCAACAGGGGACGGTGACGCAGTAA
- a CDS encoding TetR family transcriptional regulator: protein MKTGKSTAGDTKARILDATEKLLIEVGYEATSLRQVTSRAIVNLAAVNYHFRSKDIMMHAVLSRRLDPLNARRLALLDACEARWPGSSIRCEHVLGALFVPALQMAREPAVGGPSFLRLLGRVYSDTSPFIQHYLLEHYAPVYDRFFDAFARAIPALPRRELGWRLQFALKALAGVLAGDELANLLPAFTQGKQMSDAHVLAQLTAMVEAAMTVAQPGADELSALQSVFELGEQQQAGQRASALEATVQEQAGHTAAVTAATIGKTRMSARPVRNEGTSRTAVASVAVRAREHGVSFPSNPLDDWMRMRARS from the coding sequence ATGAAGACCGGCAAAAGCACGGCAGGAGACACCAAGGCCCGGATTCTCGACGCCACGGAAAAATTGTTGATCGAGGTCGGCTACGAGGCCACCTCGCTTCGGCAGGTAACTTCGCGCGCCATCGTCAACCTGGCGGCCGTGAACTATCACTTTCGCAGCAAAGACATCATGATGCACGCCGTGCTGAGCCGGCGGCTGGATCCGCTCAACGCGCGCCGCCTGGCGCTGCTCGATGCGTGCGAAGCCCGCTGGCCCGGCAGCAGCATCCGCTGCGAGCACGTGCTGGGCGCACTGTTCGTGCCCGCGCTGCAAATGGCGCGCGAACCCGCAGTCGGTGGGCCGTCGTTCCTGCGGCTGCTCGGGCGCGTGTATTCGGATACCTCGCCGTTTATCCAGCACTACCTGCTGGAGCACTACGCACCGGTGTACGACCGCTTCTTCGACGCCTTCGCGCGCGCCATCCCGGCCCTGCCGCGGCGCGAGCTCGGCTGGCGCCTGCAGTTCGCGCTGAAGGCGCTGGCGGGCGTGCTGGCCGGCGACGAACTCGCCAACCTGCTGCCGGCCTTCACGCAGGGCAAGCAGATGAGCGATGCGCATGTGCTGGCGCAGCTCACCGCCATGGTCGAGGCGGCCATGACGGTGGCGCAGCCGGGCGCGGACGAGCTGTCGGCGCTGCAGTCGGTGTTCGAGCTGGGCGAGCAGCAGCAGGCCGGGCAGCGCGCCAGCGCGCTGGAGGCAACGGTGCAGGAACAGGCCGGCCATACGGCCGCCGTCACCGCGGCCACCATCGGCAAGACCCGCATGAGCGCACGCCCCGTGCGCAATGAGGGCACCAGTCGCACCGCCGTGGCCAGCGTTGCGGTCCGCGCGCGCGAACATGGCGTGAGCTTCCCCAGCAACCCGCTGGATGACTGGATGCGAATGCGCGCCCGGTCCTAG
- a CDS encoding hemolysin D (K03585: acrA; membrane fusion protein), whose product MRKSQRISCVAAYAVAALSALALAACGEKKAEGGPPPPPEVGVVTVTPSPVAVVNELPGRLEGVRTAEVRARVEGIVLSRNYTEGGEVKAGQVMFRIDPAPYQATLASAQAALQRAEANAVSARLKADRYKPLVAVNAVSKQEYDDAVASAGQANADVASAKAAVRTAQINLGYTTVTAPISGRAGRALVTEGALVGKGEATKLALVEQVDPMWVTFTQPASEVTRLRRAIESGAVKGVNGGANVHLFVEDGREYEHTGKLLFSDMTVDPTTGAITLRAQFPNPNRELLSGTFVRVKIEQGMDENALTVPQRALIRGAQGASVLVVGADGNVAAVPVKAPQAIGDRWVVTEGLKGGEKVIVEGLQKVKVGAPAKAVPFVQAGASAPAATPASASAAPASAPKAEAKPQPKAEAKQG is encoded by the coding sequence ATGAGGAAGTCCCAACGTATCAGTTGCGTTGCCGCCTATGCAGTCGCTGCGCTGTCGGCGCTGGCGCTTGCCGCCTGCGGCGAGAAGAAGGCCGAAGGCGGCCCCCCGCCGCCGCCGGAAGTGGGCGTGGTCACCGTGACGCCGTCGCCCGTCGCCGTCGTCAATGAACTGCCGGGCCGCCTGGAAGGCGTGCGCACGGCCGAAGTCCGTGCCCGGGTGGAAGGCATCGTGCTGTCGCGCAACTACACCGAAGGCGGCGAAGTGAAGGCCGGCCAGGTGATGTTCCGCATCGACCCGGCGCCCTACCAGGCCACGCTGGCTTCGGCCCAGGCCGCGCTGCAGCGCGCCGAGGCCAATGCCGTGTCGGCGCGCCTGAAGGCCGACCGCTACAAGCCTCTGGTGGCCGTCAACGCGGTCAGCAAGCAGGAGTACGACGACGCCGTGGCCTCTGCCGGCCAGGCCAACGCCGACGTGGCTTCGGCCAAGGCGGCGGTGCGCACCGCCCAGATCAACCTGGGCTACACCACCGTGACCGCGCCCATCAGCGGCCGTGCCGGCCGCGCGCTGGTGACCGAGGGCGCGCTGGTGGGCAAGGGCGAGGCGACCAAGCTGGCGCTGGTGGAGCAGGTCGACCCGATGTGGGTCACCTTCACCCAGCCGGCCTCGGAAGTCACGCGCCTGCGTCGCGCCATCGAATCCGGCGCGGTCAAGGGCGTCAACGGCGGTGCCAACGTGCACCTGTTCGTCGAAGACGGCCGCGAGTACGAGCACACCGGCAAGCTGCTGTTCTCGGACATGACGGTGGACCCGACCACCGGCGCGATCACGCTGCGGGCGCAGTTCCCCAACCCCAACCGCGAGCTGCTGTCGGGCACCTTCGTGCGCGTGAAGATCGAGCAGGGCATGGATGAGAACGCACTGACCGTGCCGCAGCGGGCGCTGATCCGCGGTGCCCAGGGCGCCAGCGTGCTGGTGGTGGGCGCGGACGGCAACGTCGCGGCGGTGCCGGTCAAGGCGCCGCAGGCCATCGGCGACCGCTGGGTCGTGACCGAAGGCCTGAAGGGCGGCGAGAAGGTGATCGTCGAGGGCCTGCAGAAGGTCAAGGTCGGCGCGCCGGCCAAGGCGGTGCCGTTCGTCCAGGCAGGTGCCTCGGCACCGGCCGCTACTCCGGCCTCGGCTTCGGCAGCCCCTGCCTCTGCCCCCAAGGCCGAGGCGAAGCCGCAGCCCAAGGCTGAAGCCAAGCAAGGCTGA
- a CDS encoding succinylglutamate desuccinylase, translating to MTQQPAPLDAYPVDVEFPDIRPYAAGNTGVPYLYTFDSGQPGPHVMVNALTHGNEVCGAIAVTALLDHGLRPRRGRLTLAFANVDAYHRFDPTKPDASRFVDQDFNRVWTAATLDDTSRDSSELRRARAMRPVIDTVDLLLDLHSMHEKSRALIVSGPLDKGIALSRALGAPADVIVDEGHPEGRRMRDYDGFGDPASLRNALLIECGQHWEPAAVSVAQDSTARFLLHAGVVDASDLPAGWLHPLPATQRVVRVTEPVVATSMDFRFAGPFTGLETFAEAGTVIAWRDGEPVVTPYPDCVLVMPSLRQLRPGVTVVRLGRLER from the coding sequence ATGACGCAGCAACCCGCCCCACTCGACGCCTACCCCGTCGACGTCGAATTCCCCGACATCCGCCCCTACGCCGCCGGCAACACCGGCGTGCCCTACCTCTACACCTTCGACAGCGGCCAGCCCGGCCCGCACGTGATGGTCAACGCCCTGACCCACGGCAACGAGGTCTGCGGCGCCATCGCCGTCACGGCGCTGCTCGACCACGGCCTGCGCCCGCGCCGCGGCCGGCTGACGCTGGCCTTTGCCAACGTCGACGCATACCACCGCTTCGATCCCACAAAGCCTGACGCCTCGCGCTTCGTCGACCAGGACTTCAACCGCGTGTGGACGGCCGCGACGCTGGACGACACCAGCCGCGATTCGTCCGAGCTGCGCCGCGCGCGCGCCATGCGCCCGGTGATCGACACCGTGGACCTGCTGCTCGACCTGCATTCGATGCATGAGAAAAGCCGGGCGCTGATCGTCTCCGGCCCGCTCGACAAGGGCATAGCCCTGTCCCGCGCACTTGGCGCGCCTGCGGACGTGATCGTCGACGAAGGCCACCCCGAAGGCCGCCGCATGCGCGACTACGACGGCTTCGGCGACCCCGCCAGCCTGCGCAATGCGCTGCTGATCGAATGCGGCCAGCATTGGGAGCCGGCGGCGGTGTCGGTGGCGCAGGACAGCACCGCGCGTTTCCTGCTGCATGCCGGCGTGGTGGACGCAAGCGATTTGCCCGCCGGCTGGCTGCACCCGCTGCCCGCTACGCAGCGGGTGGTACGCGTGACCGAGCCGGTGGTGGCCACCAGCATGGATTTCCGCTTTGCCGGCCCTTTTACCGGCCTGGAAACCTTTGCCGAGGCCGGCACCGTGATCGCCTGGCGCGATGGCGAGCCGGTGGTGACGCCCTATCCCGATTGCGTGCTGGTAATGCCGTCGCTGCGGCAGTTGCGGCCCGGCGTTACCGTGGTGCGCCTCGGCCGGCTGGAGCGCTGA
- a CDS encoding acriflavine resistance protein B (K03296: TC.HAE1; hydrophobic/amphiphilic exporter-1 (mainly G- bacteria), HAE1 family) codes for MAKFFIDRPVFAWVLALIIVLGGLLSIMQLPIAQYPNIAPPTISVTATYPGASAKTLEDSVTSVIEQELNGAPNLLYYNSTSESTGLASITIAFAPGSNVDLNSVEVQNRLKRVEARLPAEVRQQGVRVDKAGNNYMMFLTVSSKSGTADAIQLGNYVSAQVIDSIRRVPGVGQADLFGTEYAMRVWLDPAKLTGYNLTPLDVTAAVSEQNIQVAVGELGGTPSPKGTELNATVTTQSRLSTPEQFADILLRTNPDGSSVRIKDVGHVELGGADYSTLARTNGKPSAAIAIKLAPTGNALATATAVRAKMEELSKNFPADYQYSVPYDTSAFVKISIEEVIKTLLEAVVLVFLVMYLFLQNFRATLIPTLVVPIALLGTFGALLAFGFSINVLTMFGMVLAIGILVDDAIVVVENVERIMSEEGLSPREATRKAMGQITGAIVGITLVLTAVFIPMAFFSGSVGNIYRQFSLSLIASMAFSALLALTLTPALCATLLKPVEAGHHHEKKGFFGWFNRTFARASTSYQGVVARILKRTGRYLIIYALIILGVVVLFKRLPSSFLPDEDQGYMITVVQLPNGATQDRTIGVLKQIEDYYLQKESKVVDQMITVAGFSFFGRGQNGGIAFVRLKDWKERTGEGENAQALVGRAFGALSFIKDAIIFPLNPPAISELGNSSGFDFRLQDRTGQGHAKLMEARNMMLGMAAQSPVLMGVRPEGQEDAPQLQIDIDREKARALGVSVAEINSTLSIAFGSSYVNDFIYEGRVRKVIVQADGSDRRLPDDLTKLRVRNANGDMVAFAAFATSKWIMGSPRLERYNGMPAVKLAGQAAPGRSTGEAMRVMEENFAKLPPGFGFEWSGQSYEERLAGAQEPILYTLSLIIVFLCLAALYESWSIPFSVLLVVPLGVLGALLGVTLRGMPNDVYFKVGLIATIGLSAKNAILIVEFAKDLQAQGKGLVEATLEAVHLRFRPILMTSMAFILGVLPLAIATGAGSGSQRAIGTGVMGGMITATVLAIFLVPVFFVVVRKRFKGSERQRMLDKKWHEPQEEI; via the coding sequence ATGGCCAAGTTTTTCATCGACCGGCCGGTGTTCGCGTGGGTGCTCGCGCTGATCATCGTGCTGGGCGGGCTGTTGTCGATCATGCAGTTGCCGATCGCGCAGTACCCGAATATCGCCCCACCGACGATCTCGGTCACCGCCACCTATCCGGGTGCGTCGGCCAAGACGCTGGAGGATTCCGTCACCTCGGTGATCGAGCAAGAGCTGAATGGCGCGCCCAACCTGCTCTACTACAACTCGACCAGCGAATCGACCGGCCTGGCGTCGATCACCATCGCCTTTGCGCCGGGCTCGAACGTCGACCTGAACTCGGTCGAAGTGCAGAACCGCCTCAAGCGCGTGGAAGCGCGCCTGCCGGCGGAAGTGCGCCAGCAGGGCGTGCGCGTGGACAAGGCCGGGAACAACTACATGATGTTCCTGACCGTGTCGTCCAAGTCCGGCACGGCTGACGCGATCCAGCTCGGCAACTATGTCTCGGCGCAGGTGATCGACTCGATCCGCCGCGTGCCGGGCGTGGGCCAGGCCGACCTGTTCGGCACCGAGTACGCCATGCGGGTCTGGCTGGACCCGGCCAAGCTGACCGGCTACAACCTGACCCCGCTGGACGTCACCGCCGCGGTGAGCGAGCAGAACATCCAGGTCGCCGTGGGCGAGCTGGGCGGCACGCCCTCGCCCAAGGGCACCGAACTGAACGCCACCGTCACCACGCAGAGCCGCCTGTCGACGCCCGAGCAGTTCGCCGACATCCTGCTGCGCACCAACCCTGACGGTTCGTCAGTACGCATCAAGGACGTGGGCCACGTGGAACTGGGCGGCGCCGACTACTCGACGCTGGCCCGCACCAACGGCAAGCCGTCGGCGGCCATCGCCATCAAGCTGGCCCCGACCGGCAATGCGCTGGCAACCGCCACCGCGGTGCGCGCCAAGATGGAAGAGCTGTCAAAGAACTTCCCGGCGGACTACCAGTACTCGGTGCCTTACGACACCTCGGCCTTCGTCAAGATCTCGATCGAGGAAGTGATCAAGACGCTGCTGGAAGCCGTGGTGCTGGTGTTCCTGGTGATGTACCTGTTCCTGCAGAACTTCCGCGCCACGCTGATCCCGACGCTGGTGGTGCCGATCGCGCTGCTGGGTACGTTCGGCGCGCTGCTGGCGTTCGGCTTCTCGATCAACGTGCTGACCATGTTCGGCATGGTGCTGGCGATCGGTATCCTGGTGGACGATGCCATCGTGGTGGTCGAGAACGTCGAGCGGATCATGAGCGAGGAAGGACTCTCGCCACGTGAAGCCACGCGCAAGGCCATGGGCCAGATCACCGGCGCCATCGTCGGCATCACGCTGGTGCTGACCGCGGTGTTCATCCCGATGGCATTCTTCTCGGGCTCGGTGGGCAACATCTACCGCCAGTTCTCGCTGTCGCTGATCGCCTCGATGGCGTTCTCGGCGCTGCTGGCGCTGACGCTGACCCCGGCACTGTGCGCGACGCTGCTCAAGCCCGTCGAAGCCGGCCATCATCATGAGAAGAAGGGCTTCTTCGGCTGGTTCAACCGCACCTTCGCGCGCGCGTCGACCAGCTATCAGGGCGTGGTGGCGCGCATCCTCAAGCGCACCGGCCGCTACCTGATCATCTACGCGCTGATCATCCTCGGCGTGGTGGTGCTGTTCAAGCGCCTGCCGTCGTCGTTCCTGCCCGATGAAGACCAGGGCTACATGATCACCGTGGTGCAGCTGCCCAACGGCGCGACCCAGGACCGTACCATCGGCGTGCTCAAGCAGATCGAGGACTACTACCTGCAGAAGGAAAGCAAGGTGGTGGACCAGATGATCACGGTGGCGGGCTTCTCCTTCTTCGGCCGCGGCCAGAACGGCGGTATCGCGTTCGTGCGCCTGAAGGACTGGAAGGAACGCACCGGCGAGGGCGAGAACGCGCAGGCGCTGGTCGGCCGTGCCTTCGGCGCGCTGTCGTTCATCAAGGACGCGATCATCTTCCCGCTTAACCCGCCGGCGATTTCCGAGCTGGGCAACTCCTCGGGCTTTGACTTCCGCCTGCAGGACCGCACCGGTCAGGGTCACGCCAAGCTGATGGAAGCGCGCAACATGATGCTCGGCATGGCCGCGCAGAGCCCGGTGCTGATGGGCGTGCGCCCGGAAGGCCAGGAAGACGCACCGCAGCTGCAGATCGACATCGACCGCGAAAAGGCGCGCGCGCTTGGCGTCTCGGTGGCGGAGATCAACTCGACGCTGTCGATCGCGTTCGGCTCGAGCTACGTCAACGACTTCATCTATGAAGGCCGCGTGCGCAAGGTGATCGTGCAGGCCGACGGCAGCGACCGCCGCCTGCCCGACGACCTGACCAAGCTGCGCGTGCGCAACGCCAACGGCGACATGGTGGCGTTTGCCGCGTTCGCGACGTCCAAGTGGATCATGGGCTCGCCGCGCCTGGAGCGCTACAACGGCATGCCGGCGGTGAAGCTCGCGGGCCAGGCCGCGCCCGGACGCAGTACCGGCGAAGCCATGCGCGTGATGGAAGAGAACTTCGCCAAGCTGCCGCCGGGCTTCGGCTTCGAGTGGTCGGGCCAGTCGTACGAAGAACGCCTGGCAGGCGCGCAGGAACCGATCCTGTACACGCTGTCGCTGATCATCGTGTTCCTGTGCCTGGCCGCGCTGTATGAAAGCTGGTCGATCCCGTTCTCGGTGCTGCTGGTGGTGCCGCTGGGCGTGCTCGGCGCGCTGCTCGGCGTGACGCTGCGCGGCATGCCCAACGATGTGTACTTCAAGGTGGGCCTGATCGCGACGATCGGCTTGTCGGCGAAGAACGCCATCCTGATCGTGGAATTCGCCAAGGACCTGCAGGCGCAAGGCAAGGGCCTGGTCGAAGCCACGCTCGAGGCGGTGCACCTGCGTTTCCGCCCGATCCTGATGACGTCGATGGCGTTCATCCTGGGCGTGCTGCCGCTGGCGATCGCCACTGGCGCGGGTTCGGGCAGCCAGCGCGCCATCGGTACCGGCGTGATGGGCGGGATGATCACGGCCACGGTGCTGGCGATCTTTCTGGTGCCGGTCTTCTTCGTCGTGGTGCGCAAGCGCTTCAAGGGCAGCGAGCGCCAGCGCATGCTGGACAAGAAGTGGCATGAGCCGCAAGAGGAAATCTGA
- a CDS encoding ABC transporter substrate-binding protein, whose protein sequence is MPKRQSPLPKPHAGPVSRSLTSGHTIQTWIPQAKTMKTILRAAAAALCVATFTGGAVAATWPAKPITLVVGYTAGGSVDLVARTIAPELGKRLGQSVVIENLGGAGGTIGASKVVKAEADGYTLLMGSGSEVSIARLTNPAVRYDGEKDLAPVTFVGTQPMVLVGKPGLPAKNAAELIALAKAQPGKLSYASSGVGTPLNLAGELIKQQGKVNITHVPYKGASAMATDLLGGQIDLAVMVLSSALPHIQAGRVQAYGVTAAKRSAVAPNVPALAETPALKGVDMGVWFGLMGPANLPKPVVDRLNTEMQAVLALPDVKKKLAEAGVEVTPANPAQFGSFIKRETGRYRTIVQTAGIHE, encoded by the coding sequence TTGCCGAAACGGCAATCCCCCTTGCCAAAGCCGCACGCAGGTCCGGTCTCGCGCTCTCTAACATCAGGCCACACCATCCAAACCTGGATCCCCCAAGCCAAGACCATGAAGACCATCCTGCGCGCGGCCGCTGCCGCACTCTGCGTCGCCACCTTCACCGGCGGCGCCGTTGCCGCCACCTGGCCCGCCAAGCCGATCACGCTGGTGGTCGGCTACACCGCCGGCGGCAGCGTCGATCTCGTCGCCCGCACCATCGCGCCGGAGCTGGGCAAGCGCCTCGGCCAGAGCGTGGTGATCGAAAACCTGGGCGGCGCCGGCGGCACCATCGGCGCGTCCAAGGTGGTCAAGGCCGAGGCCGACGGCTACACCCTGCTGATGGGTTCCGGCAGTGAGGTCTCGATCGCGCGCCTGACCAACCCGGCCGTGCGCTACGACGGCGAGAAGGACCTGGCGCCGGTGACCTTCGTCGGCACCCAGCCGATGGTGCTGGTCGGCAAGCCTGGCCTGCCGGCGAAGAATGCGGCCGAGCTGATCGCGCTGGCCAAGGCGCAGCCGGGCAAGCTCTCGTATGCGTCGTCGGGCGTGGGCACGCCGCTGAACCTGGCCGGCGAGCTGATCAAGCAGCAGGGCAAGGTCAATATCACGCACGTGCCATACAAAGGGGCGTCGGCCATGGCCACGGACCTGCTCGGTGGCCAGATCGACCTGGCGGTGATGGTGCTGTCGTCGGCGCTGCCGCATATCCAGGCCGGCCGCGTGCAGGCCTACGGCGTGACCGCTGCCAAGCGCTCCGCGGTGGCGCCGAACGTGCCGGCACTGGCCGAGACGCCGGCGCTGAAGGGCGTGGACATGGGCGTGTGGTTCGGGCTGATGGGGCCGGCCAACCTGCCCAAGCCGGTGGTGGATCGCCTGAACACGGAGATGCAGGCCGTGCTGGCGCTGCCGGATGTGAAGAAGAAGCTGGCTGAGGCTGGCGTGGAAGTGACGCCGGCAAATCCGGCGCAGTTTGGCAGCTTTATCAAGCGCGAGACGGGGCGTTATCGCACGATTGTGCAGACTGCTGGCATTCACGAGTAA